One part of the Arabidopsis thaliana chromosome 4, partial sequence genome encodes these proteins:
- a CDS encoding Pentatricopeptide repeat (PPR) superfamily protein (Pentatricopeptide repeat (PPR) superfamily protein; CONTAINS InterPro DOMAIN/s: Pentatricopeptide repeat (InterPro:IPR002885); BEST Arabidopsis thaliana protein match is: pentatricopeptide (PPR) repeat-containing protein (TAIR:AT2G22070.1); Has 43848 Blast hits to 14238 proteins in 253 species: Archae - 0; Bacteria - 12; Metazoa - 20; Fungi - 118; Plants - 43065; Viruses - 0; Other Eukaryotes - 633 (source: NCBI BLink).): MNHSNARKLTTLHGFILKRNLSSFHASLKRFSDKKFFNPNHEDGGVVVERLCRANRFGEAIDVLCGQKLLREAVQLLGRAKKPPASTYCNLIQVCSQTRALEEGKKVHEHIRTSGFVPGIVIWNRLLRMYAKCGSLVDARKVFDEMPNRDLCSWNVMVNGYAEVGLLEEARKLFDEMTEKDSYSWTAMVTGYVKKDQPEEALVLYSLMQRVPNSRPNIFTVSIAVAAAAAVKCIRRGKEIHGHIVRAGLDSDEVLWSSLMDMYGKCGCIDEARNIFDKIVEKDVVSWTSMIDRYFKSSRWREGFSLFSELVGSCERPNEYTFAGVLNACADLTTEELGKQVHGYMTRVGFDPYSFASSSLVDMYTKCGNIESAKHVVDGCPKPDLVSWTSLIGGCAQNGQPDEALKYFDLLLKSGTKPDHVTFVNVLSACTHAGLVEKGLEFFYSITEKHRLSHTSDHYTCLVDLLARSGRFEQLKSVISEMPMKPSKFLWASVLGGCSTYGNIDLAEEAAQELFKIEPENPVTYVTMANIYAAAGKWEEEGKMRKRMQEIGVTKRPGSSWTEIKRKRHVFIAADTSHPMYNQIVEFLRELRKKMKEEGYVPATSLVLHDVEDEQKEENLVYHSEKLAVAFAILSTEEGTAIKVFKNLRSCVDCHGAIKFISNITKRKITVRDSTRFHCFENGQCSCGDYW, translated from the coding sequence atgaatcatTCAAATGCGAGAAAGTTAACTACTCTCCATGGATTTATATTAAAGAGAAATCTATCATCTTTTCACGCCTCACTGAAGCGGTTTTCAGATAAAAAGTTCTTCAATCCGAACCATGAGGACGGTGGTGTTGTGGTGGAGCGATTATGTAGAGCTAATAGATTTGGTGAAGCCATTGATGTATTATGTGGACAGAAGCTCTTAAGAGAAGCTGTTCAACTTCTGGGTCGGGCTAAGAAGCCACCTGCTTCTACTTATTGCAATCTCATTCAAGTTTGTAGCCAAACACGTGCTCTTGAAGAAGGTAAGAAGGTCCATGAACACATTAGGACTTCTGGGTTTGTACCTGGGATTGTTATATGGAACCGTCTTTTGAGAATGTATGCGAAATGTGGTAGCTTGGTTGATGCACGGaaggtgttcgacgaaatgccgAATAGAGATTTGTGTTCGTGGAATGTAATGGTTAATGGGTATGCGGAGGTTGGGTTGCTTGAGGAAGCGAGGAagttgtttgatgaaatgacTGAAAAAGATAGTTATTCGTGGACGGCTATGGTTACGGGTTATGTTAAGAAGGATCAGCCTGAAGAGGCATTGGTGTTGTATAGTTTGATGCAACGGGTACCGAATTCAAGACCAAACATTTTTACAGTTTCTATTGCAgtagctgctgctgctgcggTTAAATGTATCCGTAGAGGGAAAGAGATTCATGGGCATATCGTTCGAGCTGGTTTGGATTCAGATGAAGTGCTTTGGAGTTCATTGATGGATATGTATGGAAAATGTGGCTGTATCGATGAAGCAAGAAACATATTTGATAAGATTGTTGAGAAAGATGTTGTCTCGTGGACATCAATGATAGATAGATATTTCAAGTCTAGTAGATGGCGGGAagggttttctttgttttccgAGTTGGTAGGTTCTTGTGAACGGCCCAATGAATACACTTTTGCTGGAGTCTTGAATGCTTGTGCTGATCTCACAACAGAAGAGCTAGGGAAGCAAGTTCATGGATATATGACAAGAGTTGGGTTTGATCCTTACTCTTTTGCATCAAGCTCTCTTGTAGATATGTACACCAAATGTGGAAATATTGAAAGTGCAAAACACGTTGTCGATGGATGTCCTAAACCCGATTTAGTTTCTTGGACTTCTTTGATCGGAGGGTGTGCTCAGAATGGGCAACCTGATGAAGCCTTGAAATATTTCGACTTGCTCCTCAAATCCGGCACTAAACCTGACCATGTTACCTTTGTAAACGTCCTCTCCGCTTGTACTCATGCCGGATTGGTCGAAAAAGGACTCGAATTCTTCTATTCTATAACTGAGAAACACAGGTTATCTCATACTTCTGATCATTACACTTGTCTTGTTGATCTTTTAGCTCGGTCTGGAAGATTCGAACAGTTAAAGAGCGTCATTAGTGAAATGCCGATGAAACCGAGTAAGTTTCTGTGGGCTTCTGTGCTCGGTGGGTGTAGCACTTACGGAAACATTGACCTAGCAGAGGAAGCGGCTCAAGAACTGTTCAAGATAGAACCCGAAAATCCTGTTACTTATGTTACAATGGCTAACATCTATGCTGCAGCAGGTAAATGGGAGGAAGAAGggaaaatgagaaagagaatgcAAGAAATCGGAGTCACCAAAAGGCCTGGTTCAAGCTGGACCGAGATAAAACGGAAGCGTCATGTATTCATAGCAGCGGATACTTCGCATCCAATGTATAACCAAATAGTTGAGTTCTTGAGGgaattgaggaagaagatgaaagaagaagggtATGTTCCGGCTACGAGTCTTGTATTGCACGATGTAGaagatgaacaaaaagaagagaatcttgTGTATCATAGCGAGAAACTTGCTGTTGCATTTGCAATTCTATCGACAGAAGAAGGAACGGCGATTAAGGTGTTTAAGAACTTGAGGTCTTGTGTGGATTGTCACGGTGCTATTAAGTTCATATCGAACATCACAAAGAGGAAGATAACCGTAAGGGACTCTACTCGGTTTCATTGCTTTGAGAATGGACAATGTTCTTGTGGAGATTATTGGTAA